A single Triticum dicoccoides isolate Atlit2015 ecotype Zavitan chromosome 2A, WEW_v2.0, whole genome shotgun sequence DNA region contains:
- the LOC119353634 gene encoding peroxidase 2-like, with amino-acid sequence MANDKLAALVVVALLGCMAHTCQASYGYPNPMPPIPSPTPPTAPALTLNYYSYSCPNAEAIVREAVKNATDNNRGIGAGLIRLFFHDCFVRGCDASVLLDATTASPEPEKLGIPNFPSLRGFEVIDAAKAKLEKECRGVVSCADIVAFAGRDASFFLSNGVVDIKMPAGRYDGRVSFANETLRDLPPPFANVTVLEAMFKAKGLDLDDMVTLSGAHTVGISHCSSFADRLPADPSDPMSMEPVLASSLQQKCSRGGDPVVVQDDVTPHDLDKQYYQNVLDRKVLFKSDAALLSPQTLKAVEHNAKNPGKWERKFTDAMVKMGNIEVKTKANGEIRKQCRFVN; translated from the exons ATGGCTAATGATAAGCTTGCTGCCTTGGTTGTGGTAGCATTGCTCGGTTGTATGGCGCATACATGCCAAGCCAGCTATGGGTATCCCAACCCAATGCCGCCCATCCCAAGCCCGACACCACCTACGGCACCGGCGCTCACCCTGAACTACTACAGCTATTCCTGCCCTAATGCGGAGGCAATTGTGAGGGAGGCCGTAAAGAACGCCACAGACAACAATCGCGGCATCGGTGCCGGTCTCATCCGGCTCTTCTTCCACGACTGTTTCGTCAGG GGTTGCGATGCCTCGGTTCTCCTAGACGCGACGACGGCCAGCCCGGAGCCGGAGAAGCTTGGCATTCCAAACTTCCCCAGCCTCCGCGGCTTCGAGGTGATCGACGCCGCAAAGGCGAAGCTTGAGAAGGAGTGCCGTGGGGTTGTCTCGTGCGCTGACATCGTCGCTTTCGCTGGGCGCGACGCCAGCTTCTTCCTAAGCAACGGCGTGGTAGACATCAAAATGCCGGCTGGCCGGTACGATGGGCGTGTGTCTTTCGCCAACGAGACCCTCCGCGACCTGCCCCCTCCCTTCGCCAACGTCACGGTGCTGGAGGCAATGTTCAAAGCCAAGGGGCTCGACCTCGACGACATGGTTACCCTCTCGGGCGCGCACACCGTCGGGATCTCTCACTGCTCGTCCTTCGCTGACCGCCTCCCAGCCGACCCCTCGGACCCCATGTCCATGGAACCCGTGTTGGCTAGCTCGCTACAGCAGAAGTGCAGCCGCGGCGGTGACCCCGTGGTGGTGCAGGACGACGTTACCCCCCATGACCTGGACAAACAGTACTATCAGAACGTACTTGACCGTAAAGTGTTGTTCAAATCGGACGCggcgctgctgtcgccgcagacacTCAAGGCTGTGGAACACAACGCCAAGAACCCCGGGAAATGGGAGCGAAAGTTCACGGACGCAATGGTTAAGATGGGCAACATCGAGGTCAAGACCAAGGCCAACGGGGAGATCAGAAAGCAGTGCCGGTTCGTCAACTAG